The following proteins come from a genomic window of Mustela lutreola isolate mMusLut2 chromosome 6, mMusLut2.pri, whole genome shotgun sequence:
- the LOC131833251 gene encoding small ribosomal subunit protein uS9-like, giving the protein RATFIFSRRYSHGIYTRCCLTVQPRHLAGICRKGERALFCWFCFSTASLWPSLARLFHSSQISFLFLPSPVCLFQKWGTGTRREPHPELCRLGRRQPCFTCRGHQLHSSHSGSRGNGLIKVNGRPLEMIEPRTLQYKLLEPVLLLGKEQFAGVDIRVRVKGGGHVAQIYAIRQSISKALVAYYQKYVDEASKKEIKDILIQYDRTLLVADPRRCESKKFGGPGAHARYQKSYR; this is encoded by the coding sequence CGTGCCACGTTTATCTTCTCAAGGCGATATTCCCACGGTATTTACACACGTTGCTGCCTTACAGTGCAGCCAAGGCACTTGGCCGGCATCTGTAGAAAAGGTGAAAGGGCTTtgttctgttggttttgtttctctacaGCTTCCCTGTGGCCTTCTTTGGCCCGCTTGTTCCATAGTTCTCagatttctttcctgtttcttccttctcccgTCTGTCTTTTCCAGAAATGGGGAACAGGGACGCGGCGGGAGCCCCACCCAGAGCTTTGCAGGCTTGGGAGGAGGCAGCCGTGTTTTACGTGCAGGGGGCATCAGCTCCATTCCAGCCATTCAGGCAGCAGGGGCAACGGCCTCATCAAGGTGAATGGGCGGCCCCTGGAGATGATCGAACCCCGCACGCTACAATACAAGCTGCTGGAACCTGTTCTGCTTCTAGGCAAGGAGCAATTTGCTGGGGTGGACATCCGAGTCCGAGTGAAGGGTGGTGGTCACGTGGCCCAGATTTATGCAATCCGCCAATCCATCTCCAAAGCCCTGGTGGCCTATTACCAGAAATACGTGGATGAGGCTTCCAAGAAGGAGATCAAAGACATCCTCATCCAGTATGACCGGACCCTGTTGGTAGCTGATCCCCGGCGCTGCGAATCCAAAAAGTTTGGTGGTCCTGGTGCCCATGCTCGCTACCAGAAGTCCTATCGATAA